Proteins co-encoded in one Brassica oleracea var. oleracea cultivar TO1000 chromosome C4, BOL, whole genome shotgun sequence genomic window:
- the LOC106338302 gene encoding glutathione S-transferase T2-like, producing MAHDIFFNDHKRKFTLEHAWFELRHDQKWCGGLTSNVNSKRRKLDDQSPQSSTSVSWSLGGDEGMARQAGVKAAKGKSKPAVSKGKTSEAEGKLCVDFQNMWEIKQKDFELKEKLNKHKLLDSLITKTEPLTEPEIALKNKLINDMLVA from the coding sequence ATGGCTCATGACATTTTCTTCAATGATCATAAGAGAAAATTCACACTTGAGCATGCATGGTTTGAGTTGAGGCATGATCAAAAGTGGTGTGGAGGTCTGACGAGTAATGTGAACTCTAAGAGAAGAAAGCTTGATGATCAATCACCACAGTCATCAACGTCAGTGTCATGGAGCCTTGGAGGAGATGAAGGCATGGCACGGCAGGCTGGTGTCAAAGCTGCGAAGGGCAAAAGTAAACCGGCTGTGAGCAAGGGTAAGACTTCTGAAGCAGAAGGGAAGCTGTGTGTTGACTTTCAGAACATGTGGGAGATCAAGCAAAAGGATTTTGAATTGAAAGAGAAGCTTAACAAGCACAAATTGCTTGACTCCCTAATTACCAAGACAGAGCCATTAACTGAACCAGAGATTGCTTTGAAAAACAAGCTCATTAATGATATGTTGGTTGCTTAG